The Halobacillus amylolyticus nucleotide sequence TTAGCTGTTTCGACTACGGTCATTGACATTTCATTTCTCCTTCCCCATTAGGTGGTGAACTAACCAATCATCGATATATGTATTATATTCTATTCAACAGAAAGCCCACTTTTCCTTCAATTAAAGAAACGCCGGCCTCTCTAAAAAAACGTGGCATTAGTGAAATAGATTTCCGTCCTAATTCGATTAGATTCTACCCAGACCAGATAATATTCTTCCCTAACTAAAAAATCTGACGGTGAAACGTACAATAACCACATAAGATGCTTTTAGAGCAAGCAAAGATCCTCATTTAAAGGAAGTGAGTGAAAACAGCAGATATAAACCAACCTAACTTTAATCAGGAATCCCTTTTATCTGAAATTGAATATCCATTCAATCATGGGTATCCAATTTAGGAGAACGTGAATTTCGGCGTGCAGAACGAACTAGAAAGGTAATAGGATTAACATACCCTATCATTGGTCACGGATCTCTCCGCGTTGTTTTCGATCTTAATAATGGATATGTACTAAAAATAGCCAAACGCAAAATAGGGCTGGATAGCATTACAAATGAAGTCAGCTTACACAAAAACTGTCCTCCCCATTTGCGAAAACATCTCTGCCCTGTAAAAGAATTTGGACGTGGCTGGATTATTATGAAGAAAATGAATCCAATCTCTACGATTAATCAGGATTGGAGAGATAAGATTTTAGAGGTAAAAAACGGTTTTTTGAAAAGTGGTATTGAACCGCAAGACCTAAAAAGTGCTAATCTGGCATTGTCTAGTGAGGGAGATATTATCGTCATCGATTACGGAAATTTTACTAGCCGCTGATATTATCCATTAGAGACGATATCATACTGCGTATAAGTGATAAGTGATGCTACCATTTGTCATTATTTGATCAGTTTCTCAGTAATAACACTGTTCTTATGGTAGCAACTATTACCACGCAGCCAGTGTTCATGTTCGTAGTCATCTCTTTCGCTATAAATTTTGGAGCATTGGAATTTGGTATGAGCCCTGCAATAAGAAAATAAAGACCAGCATAATATCGAGATGACGCTGGCCTGATTTTGATGATTGAAAAAAAAGATAGCTAAAGGATTTATTTAGTCTGGCCTTTAGCCTCCCACTCCCTAGATAAGATCCCGTACAACACACAATCATGGTAATGATCATATAAAAATTCACCATCTCTAATCATTCCCTCTTGCTTAAAACCAAGTCTTTTAGGTATACCATTGCTTTTTTGATTATCAACACCACATTGTATTTCAACACGATTCAGCTTATAGTTTTCAAAAGCATAGTTTACTAACGCTTTCACGACCTTGGTCATAACCCCGTAGCCCTGGTATTTTTCAGAGAGCCAGTAACCAATACTCGTTTTTTGGTTGGACCAATCAATACCGTGAAACCCAGCCATACCTGCTAATTTATTTTTGTAAAGAATGCCAGCTTGAAAACCGTCATGAGAGGCGGATTGTTTTAACCACATTTCGATTACAGGCTCATAATCCTTTTCTTGTTTCATGCTATCCACCCAGGGAAGCCACCTTCTTAGAGAATCTCTTGACCCATCCACTAGGGCAAACAACTCTTTGGCATCTTCCTTCTCTAGTAATTTCAATGATAAGTCTGTATCAACATTTAATGTGAACATAACATCCCTCTCGATCAGTTTTAACTTTAGGTTTCATAGAAAATAACTTAAGCCCCGGCTTTGTTTTCAATTTTTCACTCATACCAAGCCTTCTTTGGCCTTGATTTCGGATAACCCTCTTTTTGACGGTACAATTTTCTTTCTTCAGTAAAATCGAACCATTGCTTATTACTTTTAGGGTGATTAGCATAATAGATGACACATCGAATCTGATCTTCTACACATGGATCAGTCCAGACACCAAGATTGCTCTCTAACTTATCGAATAGTTCGGCACCATTTTCATCCTGAATTTCGTGTAAAGAACTGATTCCAAGATTATGTACAATTTTTTCAGCTAACTTCTCGCCAATGGAAGGGACTTGTTGAAAGGCTGCCAACCCTTTTATTAGTCTTGCTCGATTCATCGGCACACAAAGAATCTTAGACAATTCATCTACTTCCTTATTACGAATGTCGCTTATTTTCACTTTTGCCTTCCTCAGTTTAGCTTTTTCATCTTTTTCAAAAGGCAGCTTGATGTTCTTGTTTCCGCTCATCGTTCGCCCTCCTAACACCTTCCATCACTTTGAAATAGAAAAATCCTGATATAGACCAATCCTGTTTCCATATGGGTCTTCAAACGTAGACCATGCCGCCGGTACACCTTCTCTTGTGTTAACCCCTTCAATCTTTACATCCAATTCTTTCATAAGCCGCAGTCTCTCACTTTCAATATTTTCTACCCCTAACCGCAAAGGGCCATTCCCTACTGTCGGCTGTCCTTTTGCAACCTGAAGCCATGCATCTTGTGTGATTTCCCCTCGGCAAAGTCTTCATGGGGAACGAAATCAGGTTTTCTACTGAA carries:
- a CDS encoding GNAT family N-acetyltransferase, translated to MFTLNVDTDLSLKLLEKEDAKELFALVDGSRDSLRRWLPWVDSMKQEKDYEPVIEMWLKQSASHDGFQAGILYKNKLAGMAGFHGIDWSNQKTSIGYWLSEKYQGYGVMTKVVKALVNYAFENYKLNRVEIQCGVDNQKSNGIPKRLGFKQEGMIRDGEFLYDHYHDCVLYGILSREWEAKGQTK
- a CDS encoding helix-hairpin-helix domain-containing protein; protein product: MSGNKNIKLPFEKDEKAKLRKAKVKISDIRNKEVDELSKILCVPMNRARLIKGLAAFQQVPSIGEKLAEKIVHNLGISSLHEIQDENGAELFDKLESNLGVWTDPCVEDQIRCVIYYANHPKSNKQWFDFTEERKLYRQKEGYPKSRPKKAWYE